A stretch of the Parabacteroides timonensis genome encodes the following:
- a CDS encoding acetyltransferase yields the protein MNDKKIILVGGGGHCKSVIDVAESAGYSIGGILDIPELVGSTVLGYPVIGTDDNISDYVEDALFVVTVGHIKDPSLRIKLHERIKSAGGHFATLVASTARVSRFASIGEGSVVMHQAVINADAHVGAGCIINTFANIEHDAVIGDYCHISTGTMVNGNCTVGQGVFLGSQSVLVNGISITDGCVFAAGSMIRKNIIRKGIYSGNPALLKIKL from the coding sequence ATGAACGATAAAAAAATCATACTGGTAGGAGGTGGAGGACATTGCAAGTCTGTGATCGATGTCGCCGAAAGTGCAGGATACTCCATTGGAGGTATATTGGATATACCCGAGTTGGTCGGTTCGACAGTTTTAGGCTATCCTGTAATCGGTACGGATGATAATATATCCGATTATGTGGAAGACGCTTTGTTCGTGGTGACTGTCGGGCATATAAAAGATCCTTCTTTGCGGATAAAATTGCATGAACGAATAAAAAGTGCAGGTGGTCATTTTGCTACATTAGTGGCATCGACAGCTCGTGTCTCAAGATTTGCATCGATAGGTGAAGGCAGTGTGGTCATGCACCAGGCTGTGATTAATGCGGATGCACATGTAGGTGCAGGATGCATTATCAATACCTTTGCCAACATAGAGCATGATGCTGTTATTGGTGATTATTGTCATATTTCTACCGGTACGATGGTAAACGGTAATTGTACAGTAGGGCAAGGTGTATTCTTGGGTAGTCAATCTGTTTTGGTAAATGGTATTAGTATTACCGATGGATGCGTTTTTGCAGCAGGAAGTATGATTCGGAAAAATATAATAAGAAAAGGAATTTATTCCGGGAATCCGGCATTACTAAAAATAAAATTGTGA
- the neuB gene encoding N-acetylneuraminate synthase, with protein sequence MGKTLIIAEAGVNHNGSIEIAKQLVDVAAEAGVDYVKFQTFSADRLVSKDALMAEYQKNNMHKASTQYEMLKKLELSSAQHKILIEYCAMKGVRFLSTAFDLESIDFLGDLHLGIWKVPSGEITNYPYLKRIAGYHEPVILSTGMSVYGEISDAVNLLVNNGISKDMITILHCNTEYPTPMEDVNLHAMQFLKEKFSIRVGYSDHTKGIEVPVAAVALGATVIEKHFTLSRSMEGPDHKASLEPDELKTMVTSIRNIEKALGKYDKQVTHSEEKNILIARKSIVAARKIEKGETFTEQNLTVKRPGNGLSPMKWPEVIGKVAAKVYKPDDLIEL encoded by the coding sequence ATGGGAAAAACGCTTATTATTGCAGAAGCTGGCGTTAATCATAATGGTTCCATTGAAATAGCGAAGCAGTTGGTTGATGTTGCTGCAGAAGCTGGAGTCGATTATGTCAAGTTTCAGACATTCAGTGCGGATCGTTTAGTATCGAAAGATGCTTTGATGGCTGAATATCAAAAAAATAATATGCATAAGGCATCCACTCAATATGAAATGTTGAAAAAACTGGAATTATCTTCGGCTCAGCATAAAATATTGATAGAGTATTGTGCAATGAAAGGCGTTCGTTTTCTTTCGACGGCATTTGATTTGGAAAGTATCGACTTCCTGGGTGATTTGCATTTGGGTATATGGAAAGTTCCGTCGGGGGAAATAACCAATTATCCCTATTTGAAGCGAATAGCCGGTTATCATGAGCCTGTTATTCTTTCGACAGGAATGTCTGTTTATGGAGAAATTTCAGATGCTGTCAATTTGTTGGTTAATAATGGCATTTCGAAAGATATGATTACTATTTTGCATTGTAATACGGAATATCCTACTCCTATGGAAGATGTTAATTTGCATGCAATGCAATTTTTGAAGGAAAAGTTCAGTATCAGAGTTGGTTATTCTGATCATACTAAAGGAATAGAAGTGCCGGTTGCTGCTGTTGCTTTGGGAGCTACTGTCATTGAAAAGCATTTTACCTTAAGCCGTTCTATGGAAGGTCCTGATCATAAAGCGTCGTTAGAGCCAGATGAACTGAAAACAATGGTTACGTCTATAAGGAATATCGAGAAGGCCCTTGGTAAGTATGATAAGCAAGTGACTCATTCTGAAGAAAAGAATATTCTTATTGCGAGAAAAAGCATTGTTGCTGCTCGTAAAATAGAGAAAGGGGAGACCTTTACAGAGCAGAATCTGACAGTTAAACGCCCTGGGAACGGTCTCTCTCCGATGAAGTGGCCGGAAGTAATAGGGAAAGTTGCTGCAAAAGTGTATAAGCCTGATGATTTAATTGAATTATGA